One Pantoea trifolii DNA segment encodes these proteins:
- a CDS encoding mandelate racemase family protein: MKISAIDVTLFSYPTRRVSDSAGHSHPGAETDAQMALLTLTSEDGDCGYAFAPAEVIRPHVVNAFFRKVLIGQNAFDRERLWQDLVHWQRGSAHQLTERALSAVEQALWDLIGRKLKQPVHKLLGGYREKIPAYGSTMCGDELEGGLSTPDEYARFAEKLVARGYQAIKLHTWMPPVSFAPSPQMDIKACAAVREAVGPDIALMLDGYHWYSRSDALTIGKALEKLNFAWFEEPMEEESMASYAWLAENLSIDVLGPESLGGKHHSRADWVRAGACDILRAGANGVGGISATMKVASLAEAFGMDCEVHGNGAASIAVVGAIRNCRWYERGLLHPFLDYEQPPAYLNALVDPMDADGFVHLPTRPGLGEDINFAWIETHTLNRW; encoded by the coding sequence GTGAAGATCAGTGCCATTGATGTCACCCTGTTTAGCTACCCTACGCGCCGCGTCTCTGACAGCGCCGGACATTCGCATCCCGGCGCAGAGACCGATGCGCAAATGGCGCTGCTAACCCTCACTAGCGAAGATGGCGATTGCGGCTACGCCTTCGCCCCGGCCGAAGTGATTCGTCCGCACGTGGTGAACGCCTTCTTCCGCAAAGTGCTGATTGGGCAAAACGCCTTTGATCGCGAACGTCTGTGGCAGGATCTGGTGCATTGGCAGCGCGGTAGCGCCCATCAACTCACCGAACGCGCGTTGTCGGCGGTGGAACAGGCGCTGTGGGATTTGATTGGCCGCAAACTCAAGCAGCCAGTGCATAAGTTGCTCGGCGGCTATCGCGAGAAAATTCCTGCTTACGGCAGCACCATGTGTGGCGATGAGCTGGAAGGCGGATTATCCACGCCCGATGAATATGCGCGGTTTGCCGAAAAGCTGGTGGCGCGCGGTTATCAGGCCATCAAACTGCACACCTGGATGCCGCCGGTGTCGTTCGCGCCAAGTCCACAAATGGACATCAAAGCTTGCGCTGCGGTGCGCGAAGCGGTTGGTCCAGACATCGCCCTGATGCTCGACGGCTATCACTGGTACAGCCGCAGCGATGCGCTCACCATCGGTAAAGCGCTGGAAAAACTCAATTTCGCCTGGTTCGAAGAGCCGATGGAAGAGGAGAGCATGGCTTCGTACGCCTGGCTGGCGGAAAACCTCAGCATTGACGTGCTCGGCCCGGAAAGTCTCGGCGGCAAACACCACAGCCGCGCCGATTGGGTGCGTGCCGGTGCCTGCGACATTCTGCGTGCCGGTGCGAACGGCGTTGGCGGCATCTCCGCCACCATGAAAGTCGCCAGCCTGGCTGAAGCCTTTGGTATGGATTGCGAAGTGCACGGCAACGGCGCCGCCAGCATCGCGGTAGTGGGCGCCATCCGCAACTGCCGCTGGTACGAACGCGGTCTGCTGCATCCGTTCCTTGATTACGAACAGCCACCCGCTTATCTCAACGCGCTGGTTGATCCGATGGATGCCGACGGTTTTGTGCATCTGCCAACGCGCCCTGGACTTGGGGAGGACATCAATTTTGCGTGGATTGAGACGCACACGCTAAATCGCTGGTAA
- a CDS encoding ABC transporter substrate-binding protein, with product MKKWLFALGLLAVASHASAKTITDVAGRQVEVKEESKRIILGEGRQMYLLAAFDTAAPFQRVVGWRDDFHKADYDGYMAYEKKYPQIKKLPTFGGAKDGTFNVEQALTLKPDLVLMNLESKAATDEGKLIEKLQAVGVPVVFIDFREKPMEHAEQSIRIMGELVNNPQRAEEIVAFRRAQIARVTDRLKNFNGTRPKVMIDRAGGYTDECCMSFGNENFGQMVELAGGSNIAKDLIPGTFGTLNPEQIIASRPDVVVVTGANWKNYNTVGKWVGVGPGADVKEATARLQLLMMRDAFKTLPVAHNGNAHAIWHQFYDSPYQFVAIQALAKWLHPELFADLDPDATFREFHEKFLPLSYQPGYWVSLPADKS from the coding sequence ATGAAAAAATGGCTGTTTGCACTGGGGTTACTGGCGGTGGCGAGTCACGCTTCTGCTAAAACGATTACCGATGTGGCTGGACGACAGGTTGAAGTCAAAGAAGAATCCAAACGCATCATTCTCGGCGAAGGGCGCCAAATGTATCTGCTGGCGGCGTTTGATACCGCTGCGCCGTTCCAGCGTGTGGTGGGCTGGCGCGACGATTTCCATAAAGCCGATTACGACGGTTATATGGCGTATGAGAAGAAATATCCGCAGATCAAGAAGCTGCCGACCTTTGGTGGCGCGAAAGATGGCACCTTTAACGTCGAGCAGGCGCTGACGCTGAAGCCGGATTTAGTGCTGATGAACCTCGAATCTAAAGCCGCGACCGATGAAGGCAAGCTGATCGAGAAGTTACAAGCGGTGGGCGTGCCGGTGGTGTTTATCGACTTCCGTGAGAAGCCGATGGAACATGCTGAGCAAAGCATCCGCATTATGGGCGAGCTGGTCAACAATCCGCAGCGCGCCGAAGAGATCGTGGCGTTCCGTCGTGCGCAAATCGCCAGGGTGACCGATCGCCTGAAGAACTTTAACGGCACGCGCCCGAAAGTGATGATTGATCGCGCTGGCGGCTATACCGACGAGTGCTGCATGTCGTTTGGTAACGAAAACTTTGGTCAGATGGTGGAACTGGCGGGCGGCAGCAATATTGCCAAAGATCTGATTCCAGGCACCTTCGGCACCCTCAATCCAGAACAGATCATCGCCAGCCGTCCCGATGTGGTGGTGGTGACGGGCGCGAACTGGAAAAACTACAACACCGTTGGCAAATGGGTCGGCGTGGGTCCCGGTGCAGATGTAAAAGAGGCGACGGCGCGTTTACAGCTGCTGATGATGCGTGATGCCTTCAAAACGCTGCCGGTCGCGCACAACGGTAACGCGCATGCCATCTGGCATCAGTTCTACGACAGCCCATATCAGTTTGTCGCGATTCAGGCGCTGGCGAAGTGGCTGCATCCTGAACTGTTTGCCGATCTCGATCCGGACGCCACCTTCCGTGAGTTCCACGAAAAGTTCCTGCCATTGTCGTATCAGCCGGGTTATTGGGTAAGCCTGCCGGCAGATAAGTCTTAA
- a CDS encoding DUF2231 domain-containing protein: MFHTSGRSVFGVTLYTLLEPLPLGFFVAAWFFDILYLQTFVIMWTKSASWLITIGLVLAILPRFISLVYLFRGARPNEKTHFWLSLLAIVLAVVNAFIHSRDAYAVVPLGVTLSTLVVALLLIANVQLVLRERRTQGGRV; this comes from the coding sequence ATGTTTCATACCTCAGGAAGATCGGTGTTCGGTGTGACGTTGTATACGCTGCTGGAACCGTTGCCGCTGGGCTTTTTTGTTGCCGCCTGGTTTTTCGATATCCTCTATTTGCAAACCTTCGTCATCATGTGGACCAAATCGGCCAGCTGGCTGATCACCATTGGTCTGGTGCTGGCTATCCTGCCACGATTTATCAGTTTGGTTTATTTATTCCGTGGCGCGCGGCCGAATGAGAAAACCCATTTCTGGCTGTCGCTGCTGGCAATCGTACTGGCGGTGGTGAATGCCTTTATTCACAGTCGCGATGCGTACGCGGTGGTGCCACTGGGCGTGACGCTGTCGACGTTGGTGGTGGCGCTGCTGCTGATCGCTAACGTGCAGCTGGTGTTGCGCGAACGCCGCACGCAAGGAGGTCGCGTATGA
- a CDS encoding PQQ-dependent sugar dehydrogenase gives MKHLLSAVAIAMLLSACDDGALIDPQKQIGPNPELPQAQNFFMPPMQVPEGTPWKAGEMPKVADGLKIEKIADNLQHPRQVLVLPNNDVLVAESNGTPKPTTAPKQLIMGIVQKASGKGGEGGNRITLLRNVNGKWEQHRFIDNLTAPFGMQLVGDTLYVANADSLVKFPYQTGQTEIRMPPVEVTELPGGPINHHWTKSLLASPDGSKLYVGVGSNSNVTENGIGEEYRRAAVLEVDAASGASRIYASGLRNPTGLQWEPQSGKLWAVVNERDEIGSDLVPDYLTSVQDKGFYGWPYSYYGQHVDERAQPQRPDLVEKAIKPDYALSSHVAPLGLLFYGADNMPQYRGGAFISEHGSWNRTPLNGYQVVWVKFENGKPVGQPQPVVTGFLTDDQKQVRGLPVGLATDQQGGVLIADDAGNTIWRISSAR, from the coding sequence ATGAAACACTTACTCAGCGCGGTAGCCATCGCGATGCTGCTCAGCGCCTGTGACGACGGGGCGCTGATCGATCCTCAAAAGCAAATTGGCCCAAATCCTGAACTGCCACAAGCGCAGAACTTCTTCATGCCGCCGATGCAGGTGCCGGAAGGCACGCCGTGGAAAGCCGGTGAAATGCCGAAAGTGGCGGATGGGTTGAAGATCGAAAAGATCGCCGACAATCTGCAGCATCCGCGTCAGGTGTTGGTGCTGCCGAACAATGACGTGCTGGTGGCGGAATCCAATGGCACACCGAAACCGACCACCGCGCCAAAACAGCTGATTATGGGCATTGTGCAGAAAGCGTCCGGCAAGGGCGGCGAGGGCGGCAATCGCATCACCTTGTTGCGGAACGTTAACGGCAAATGGGAGCAACATCGCTTTATCGACAACCTGACGGCGCCGTTTGGTATGCAGCTGGTGGGCGACACGCTATATGTGGCGAACGCCGATAGCCTGGTGAAATTCCCGTATCAAACCGGGCAAACCGAGATCCGCATGCCGCCGGTAGAAGTGACCGAACTGCCGGGCGGGCCGATTAACCATCACTGGACCAAATCGCTGCTCGCCAGCCCCGACGGCAGCAAGCTGTATGTCGGCGTGGGATCGAACAGTAACGTGACGGAAAACGGTATTGGCGAAGAGTATCGCCGTGCGGCGGTGCTGGAAGTGGATGCGGCCAGCGGCGCCAGCCGGATTTATGCCAGCGGCCTGCGCAATCCAACCGGCTTACAGTGGGAACCGCAGAGCGGCAAGCTGTGGGCTGTCGTCAATGAACGTGATGAAATCGGTTCGGATTTAGTGCCGGATTACCTGACGTCGGTGCAGGACAAAGGCTTCTACGGCTGGCCGTACAGCTATTATGGTCAACATGTCGATGAACGCGCGCAGCCGCAAAGGCCGGATCTGGTGGAGAAGGCGATCAAACCAGATTACGCCCTAAGCTCACACGTTGCACCGCTCGGCTTGTTGTTCTACGGCGCGGATAATATGCCGCAGTATCGCGGCGGCGCGTTTATCAGCGAGCACGGCAGCTGGAACCGCACGCCGCTCAACGGCTATCAGGTGGTGTGGGTGAAATTCGAGAACGGTAAACCGGTAGGGCAGCCACAGCCGGTGGTGACCGGTTTCCTGACCGACGATCAGAAGCAGGTGCGCGGTTTGCCGGTGGGTTTAGCCACCGATCAGCAGGGCGGCGTGTTGATTGCCGATGATGCGGGAAATACCATTTGGCGTATCAGTTCCGCCAGATAA
- a CDS encoding M24 family metallopeptidase codes for MAIMFGPISAPVTFSDVEPVFLTDDTLQARKNALLAGMQREGFDWLVIYADKEHGGNFEYLTGFIPRFEEGLLLLNHSGACTLVLGNENLKMARFSRTSAALVHTPYFSLPNQPMDNEAPLESLFKDAGLANGHKVGLVGWKMFTPAAGNRRAMFDLPYFIVDAIQRTLSDNAILENAIHLFIGDHGARTTCNANEIAHYEYGANLASNCMLDALNAIEVGVRETELGALLQAEGQCNTVVTIAATGSRFDKANLYPTYKKVQRGDPLSLTTAFKGGLSSRSGFVIAEQSELPPDQQDYLDRIAKPYFTAVVAWLENIRCGMSGGALYQLIEQVLPKEHFGWHLNPGHLVADEEWMSSPIYHHSTELLKSGMMLQIDIIPSVPGYNGASAEECVLLADAALQSDIRNQYPALWQRIETRRRYLRETIGIQLSDEILPLSNSVAYLRPFFLAKDLALSVVS; via the coding sequence ATGGCAATTATGTTCGGGCCGATTAGCGCGCCGGTGACGTTCAGCGACGTTGAACCGGTTTTTCTCACCGATGACACGCTGCAGGCGCGTAAAAACGCGCTGCTGGCGGGCATGCAGCGCGAGGGTTTTGACTGGCTGGTGATCTATGCCGACAAGGAACACGGCGGCAATTTCGAATATCTCACCGGATTTATCCCGCGTTTCGAAGAAGGATTGCTGCTGCTGAATCACTCCGGAGCTTGCACGCTGGTGCTGGGCAACGAAAACCTCAAAATGGCGCGCTTCTCACGCACCTCTGCTGCACTGGTGCACACGCCATACTTCTCGCTACCCAATCAGCCGATGGACAATGAAGCGCCGCTGGAAAGCCTGTTCAAAGACGCTGGCTTAGCCAACGGCCATAAAGTCGGGCTGGTGGGCTGGAAGATGTTTACGCCTGCTGCGGGTAATAGGCGTGCAATGTTTGATTTGCCGTATTTTATCGTCGACGCCATTCAGCGCACGCTTAGCGATAACGCCATATTAGAAAATGCCATCCACTTATTTATTGGCGATCACGGCGCGCGCACCACCTGCAATGCCAATGAAATCGCGCATTACGAATATGGCGCAAACCTCGCATCAAATTGCATGCTGGACGCGCTGAATGCCATCGAGGTGGGCGTGCGTGAAACCGAGTTGGGCGCGTTACTTCAGGCGGAAGGGCAATGCAACACGGTGGTGACCATTGCCGCGACCGGCAGTCGTTTCGACAAGGCGAATCTCTATCCGACTTACAAAAAAGTGCAGCGCGGCGATCCGCTCTCGCTGACCACCGCCTTTAAAGGCGGACTCTCCAGCCGCAGCGGTTTTGTTATTGCCGAGCAAAGCGAACTGCCGCCAGACCAGCAAGATTATTTGGATCGCATCGCCAAACCTTATTTCACTGCGGTGGTAGCGTGGCTGGAAAATATTCGCTGCGGCATGAGCGGCGGGGCGCTGTATCAGCTTATCGAGCAGGTGTTGCCGAAAGAGCACTTCGGCTGGCATCTCAATCCGGGACATCTGGTGGCGGATGAAGAGTGGATGTCTTCGCCGATTTATCATCATTCCACCGAATTGCTCAAAAGCGGCATGATGCTGCAAATTGATATCATCCCATCGGTGCCGGGCTACAACGGTGCCAGCGCCGAAGAATGTGTGCTACTGGCTGATGCAGCGCTACAAAGCGATATCCGCAATCAATATCCGGCGCTGTGGCAGCGTATCGAAACCCGCCGCCGTTATCTGCGCGAAACCATCGGCATTCAGCTCAGTGATGAAATCTTGCCTTTATCGAATAGCGTGGCGTATTTGCGTCCGTTTTTTCTGGCGAAGGATTTGGCGTTGAGCGTGGTGAGTTAA
- a CDS encoding LysR family transcriptional regulator, translated as MLRENFNDLIYLVMVARECSFTRAAAKLGVSQSALSHSIRGLEERLNTRLLTRTTRSVAPTEAGENLIQSVAPMMADIEKALLQLADNQGKPSGNIRITAGEHALSSTLWPLLKPFLQAYPEVNVELSVDNTLTDIVSGRFDAGVRLGESIEKDMVAVRIGPDWKMVTVASPDYLQKHGIPATPYELQNHNCINMRLPTLGGLYSWEFSKDGKDIRVKVEGQLIFNNLASRIDAVLAGMGIAHVPEDTVKQHIANGELQCLLEDWTEPFSGYYLYYPSRKQHTAAFEKLIEAIKYKG; from the coding sequence ATGCTGCGGGAAAACTTCAACGACCTGATCTATTTAGTGATGGTGGCGCGCGAATGTAGCTTCACGCGCGCCGCAGCTAAATTAGGCGTGTCGCAATCGGCATTAAGCCACTCGATTCGCGGTCTTGAAGAGCGATTAAACACACGTTTATTAACGCGCACCACACGCAGTGTCGCGCCAACCGAAGCCGGTGAAAACCTGATTCAGAGCGTGGCACCGATGATGGCCGATATCGAGAAAGCCCTGCTGCAACTAGCCGATAATCAGGGCAAGCCGTCGGGGAATATTCGTATTACCGCCGGTGAACATGCGTTGTCTTCCACATTATGGCCGCTGCTGAAACCGTTTCTGCAAGCCTATCCGGAAGTGAATGTTGAGCTCTCTGTCGATAACACCTTAACGGATATTGTCAGCGGACGTTTCGATGCTGGCGTGCGACTGGGTGAAAGCATTGAGAAAGATATGGTGGCGGTGCGAATCGGCCCGGACTGGAAAATGGTAACTGTTGCATCGCCTGACTATTTGCAAAAGCACGGCATTCCCGCCACGCCCTACGAATTGCAGAATCACAACTGCATTAATATGCGGCTTCCTACGCTTGGAGGATTATATAGCTGGGAGTTCAGCAAAGATGGCAAAGATATTCGCGTTAAAGTTGAAGGGCAGCTGATATTTAATAATCTGGCTTCGCGTATTGATGCGGTACTGGCCGGCATGGGTATCGCCCATGTCCCCGAGGATACCGTTAAACAGCATATCGCCAACGGCGAACTGCAATGCCTGCTTGAAGACTGGACTGAACCGTTTAGCGGATATTATCTCTATTATCCAAGCCGCAAACAGCACACCGCCGCGTTTGAGAAATTGATCGAAGCCATTAAATACAAGGGCTGA
- the uxuR gene encoding Uxu operon transcriptional regulator, which translates to MKTQTSAQRPYQEVGEMLRQMITQKQYAVGERLPPERELAALLDVTRTLVREALIMLELEGLIEVRRGAGIYVIHDSPQQPVSLHKASNDAGPFEMLQARQLLESNIAEFAALQATREDIMKMRQALELEEKELASGAVNQSENGDRDFHLAIAEATHNSMLVELFKQSWQWREDNVMWSQLHRHLVNNNYRKQWLDDHKKILATLIKKDARAAKLAMWQHLENVKQRLLEFSDVDDIDFDGYLFESWPLYATNNPPN; encoded by the coding sequence ATGAAAACTCAAACTTCAGCACAGCGCCCTTATCAGGAAGTCGGGGAAATGCTCCGCCAGATGATCACCCAGAAGCAGTATGCGGTGGGCGAACGTCTGCCGCCGGAGCGCGAACTCGCCGCGCTGCTGGACGTGACGCGCACGCTGGTGCGTGAAGCGCTGATCATGCTGGAGCTCGAAGGATTAATCGAGGTGCGTCGCGGTGCGGGCATCTACGTGATTCACGACTCGCCGCAACAGCCTGTTTCGCTTCACAAGGCCAGCAACGATGCAGGACCGTTTGAGATGTTGCAGGCGCGCCAGCTGCTGGAGAGCAATATCGCTGAGTTTGCCGCGCTGCAAGCCACGCGTGAAGACATCATGAAGATGCGCCAGGCGCTGGAGCTGGAAGAGAAAGAGCTGGCTTCGGGTGCGGTCAACCAAAGCGAAAATGGCGATCGTGATTTCCATCTGGCGATTGCCGAAGCCACGCACAACAGCATGCTGGTTGAGCTGTTCAAGCAATCCTGGCAATGGCGCGAAGATAACGTGATGTGGAGCCAACTGCATCGCCACCTGGTTAACAACAATTACCGTAAACAGTGGCTCGACGATCACAAAAAGATCCTCGCGACGCTGATCAAAAAAGACGCGCGCGCCGCCAAACTGGCGATGTGGCAACATCTGGAAAACGTGAAACAACGGCTGCTGGAGTTCTCAGACGTTGATGATATCGATTTCGACGGCTATCTGTTTGAATCCTGGCCGCTGTACGCCACCAACAATCCGCCTAACTAA
- the uxaC gene encoding glucuronate isomerase, which produces MMRFMDEDFLLQSDIARRLYHDFAEDMPIYDYHCHLNPQEIAEDRRFANLGQIWLEGDHYKWRALRAAGVDESLITGKSTSDYDKYLAWAQTVPKTLGNPLYHWMHLELRRPFGITDTLFGPDTAPAIWQRCAEQLATPEFSARGIMHQMKVRMVGTTDDPVDSLRYHRQIAEDSSFDIDVAPSWRPDKVFKIELEGFVDYLGRLEAAADVAIDSFDALRRALLRRLDHFSAHGCRASDHGIETLRFAPVPDDSVLDTILAKRRRADVLDELEIAQFSSAVLVWLGSEYARRGWVMQLHIGAIRNNSTRMFRQLGPDSGFDSIGDNNIAWPLARLLDAMDLNDQLPKTILYCLNPRDNEVLATMAGNFQGAGFPGKVQFGSGWWFNDQRDGMLRQLEQLSQIGLLSQFVGMLTDSRSFLSYTRHEYFRRILCNLLAQWVQEGIVPHDEPMLGSMLRDICFNNAERYFALNA; this is translated from the coding sequence ATAATGCGCTTTATGGATGAAGATTTTCTGCTGCAGAGCGACATCGCGCGGCGCTTGTACCACGACTTCGCTGAGGACATGCCGATCTACGATTATCACTGTCACCTCAATCCGCAGGAGATTGCTGAAGATCGTCGCTTCGCCAACCTCGGCCAAATCTGGCTGGAAGGCGATCACTACAAATGGCGCGCGCTGCGTGCTGCCGGCGTGGATGAATCGTTAATTACCGGCAAGAGCACCAGCGACTACGACAAGTATCTCGCGTGGGCGCAAACGGTGCCAAAAACCCTGGGTAACCCGCTCTATCACTGGATGCACCTTGAGCTGCGTCGTCCGTTTGGCATCACCGATACACTGTTTGGCCCGGACACCGCGCCTGCTATCTGGCAGCGCTGCGCGGAACAACTGGCGACGCCGGAATTTTCCGCGCGCGGCATCATGCACCAGATGAAGGTGCGCATGGTCGGCACCACGGACGATCCGGTTGATTCGCTGCGCTATCACCGCCAAATCGCCGAAGACAGCAGCTTTGATATTGACGTTGCGCCGAGCTGGCGTCCGGACAAAGTCTTTAAAATCGAGCTGGAGGGTTTTGTCGACTATCTTGGGCGTCTGGAAGCCGCCGCCGATGTCGCCATCGACAGCTTCGATGCGTTACGCCGCGCGCTGTTACGTCGCCTTGACCACTTCTCCGCTCACGGTTGTCGCGCATCGGATCACGGCATCGAAACCCTGCGTTTTGCGCCGGTACCTGACGACAGCGTGCTTGATACAATTTTGGCGAAACGTCGCCGTGCCGATGTGCTGGATGAATTAGAAATCGCCCAGTTCAGCAGCGCGGTGTTGGTGTGGCTCGGCAGTGAATATGCGCGGCGCGGCTGGGTGATGCAGCTGCACATCGGCGCGATTCGTAATAACAGCACGCGCATGTTCCGCCAGCTTGGGCCAGACAGCGGGTTTGATTCGATTGGCGATAACAATATCGCCTGGCCGCTGGCGCGCCTGCTGGATGCGATGGACCTCAACGATCAGCTGCCGAAAACCATTCTCTATTGCCTCAATCCACGCGATAACGAAGTGCTGGCCACCATGGCAGGCAACTTCCAGGGCGCGGGTTTCCCTGGCAAGGTGCAGTTTGGCTCCGGCTGGTGGTTCAACGATCAGCGCGACGGCATGCTGCGTCAGCTGGAGCAGCTGTCGCAAATCGGCTTACTCAGCCAGTTTGTTGGCATGCTGACCGATTCGCGCAGCTTCCTCTCCTACACGCGCCACGAATACTTCCGCCGTATTCTGTGTAATCTGCTGGCGCAGTGGGTGCAAGAGGGCATTGTGCCGCATGATGAGCCGATGCTTGGCAGCATGCTGCGCGACATCTGCTTCAATAATGCCGAACGCTATTTCGCACTTAACGCTTAG